The following is a genomic window from Methanoculleus thermophilus.
GCTCGGCCGGGCTTTAGAAGAAGCGGACTGCCTGATCACGAACGAGGGAACCCTTGAGGAGTTCACTGCCGAGGTCCGCGCCCTGCTCTGCCGGCTGGGAGGGATAGGAGAATGAGTCTGGTACCATATTTTTCATCCTCATCCAAGGTCTGGGAGTCGCGGGACTGGGTCTTCGGGCTCGAGGAGATCGGGTATGCCGGCTGGGAGATTGTTGCCGACGGCAAATATCGGCTTGACAACCACGAGAACTTCGCCGCTATCCAGGATAACCTCGAGAGCACCGGCCTTCTTGCGACCGTTCACGCGCCTTACAGCGACTTAAACCTCGCATCACTCAACTACCCTATCTGGCGCGAATCGATCCGCCAGACCTGCTGCTGCATTCATTATGCCGCCGACCTGACAGACCGGGTGACGATCCATCCCGGGTTTGTCTCCCCCGTGGGAAAACTCGTTCCCGAGAAGGTCTGGGAGATGCAGAAGACTGCGCTTGTCGAGATCGGAAAGTACGCGGAGGACCACGGCGTTCTTGCGTGCCTCGAGAACATGATCAGCATTAAAGACTTCCTCTGCCGCTACCCCGAGGAGATCCTCGGGCTCACGGAGGGGATCGCGGGGATCGGGATCACACTAGACCTCGGGCATGCCAACACGAATGGTCTTGTCGATGCGTTCCTTGAGCATGTTCATGAGGTCAACCACCTGCACATCCACGACAACCACGGAGCGTCGGATGAGCATCTGGCGCTTGGTGACGGCACCATCCACTGGGAGAAGGCCGGACGGATCATCGCTCGGGACTACTCCGGTCCGGTTGTGATCGAGGGCCGGACGCTTGAAGAGGCAAAACGAAGCCTTGCAGCATTCAGGAAGTGGTTCATATAGCCGGCGAGACGTTGCATGTTCACTTCCTCGGCACAGCGGGGGCTCTCCCGTCTCCACAGAGGAACCCATCCTCGGTCCTGATTCGGCGCGGAGCCGACACTCTGCTCTTCGACTGCGGGGAGGGGACTCAGCAGCAGATGATGCGTGCCCGAACCGGATTTACGGTGAATGCCATCTTCATCACTCACTGGCATGCCGACCATTTTCTTGGTGTCTTCGGGCTCGTCGAGACGCTCGCGTTCATGGGGCGGACAGATCCGCTCCCGATCTACGGCCCACCCTGGGTCGAGGAGTTCGTTGAGATCGTGCAGAAGATCAACCGTCATGCCCGTGGGTTCCCCGTCACCGCACACACACTCGAGCATGGCTCGGTCGTACCCTTCAACGGTTACACCGTCCGGGCGTTCGCGACGCTCCATGGCATATCTGGACTTGGCTATGTGCTTGAGGAGGACGAGCGGCCCGGCAGATTCAATCGCGAGCGGGCCATCGAACTTGGTGTCCCGCCGGGTCCGCTCTTTGGACGACTTCAGCGCGGGGAGACGGTCCGCATCGTCCGTGACGGCGTCGAGGTTGAGGTCCGACCCGACGACGTACTGGGCATGCCGCGTCCCGGGCGGAAGATCGTCTATACCGGGGACACACGCCCGCTGCAGCACCAGCCCGATACTGCTGCATTGATCCGGGATGCAGACCTTCTGATCCATGATGCCACGTTCGATGATCAGGAGAGTAACCGGGCCCGCGAGGTCCTCCATTCGACCGCCGGCGAGGCGGGCGAGGCTGCAGCAGCATTAGGGGCCCGTATGCTTGCCCTGCTGCACATCAGCTCCCGCTACGCGAGCACAGCAAACCATATACGCGATGCAAAGCGACATTATGAGGGTGACGTGATCCTGCCAGCCGATCTGGCGGTGCTGGAGATCACATACAGGAGCTGATTGAGATGGACGGTGATGGTGATGGAGCAGGGCCTATCCAGCCAGAGCCACCTGATCCTGACGGGTCTTGGCGCCCTGCTCATCAGCGCCGCCATCTCGAGCGTTGCAGGCATTTATCTTGGTTCTGCCCGTGAAGTCCTCGCATTGATACCCGGCCTGATGGTGCTCCTGCCGTCGATAATCCATATTCGGGGGAGCATCGCCGGCGTCTTTGCATCACGCCTCTCCTCGGCGATGCACCTTGGGGAGTTCTCCATCGACTTTGAGGAAGGCTCCGTTCTCGGCGACAATATCCGCGCCTCGTTTGTCATAACGATTCTTATCGCGTTCGTTATCGGCGTCTTTTCCTATGCGGCGAGCCGCATCTTCGGGTACCCCGTGATTGGCGTCACCGACCTCGTGCTGATCTCGGTCGTCACAGGCATTGTCGCGGGAACTGTGGTGATGGGGATCACCCTGCTCGTTGCTCTTGCAAGTTACCGCTACGGTCTTGACCTCGACATGATCGGCGCACCGGCCGTCACCACCACAGGGGACCTCGTTACGCTTCCGATCCTCGTGCTCTCCGCGACGCTCATCGTGCATCTCTCTCCCGGATTCCGTCTGGTTCTCGGAGGTCTCGCAGTCGTGGTCGCCGTCGCGACCGTTCTCTACACCTGGCGCCGCTCGGAGGGGCTCGGCTCGATCGTCCGGGAAAATCTCTACCTCCTCATCCTGCTCAGCGTCCTCGGCACGCTGGCCGGTCTGACCTACTCCTTCAACCTCGAAGAACTGGTGACGGTCGCAGCCTTTCTCATCCTGATACCGCCGTTCACGGGAGGCCTTGGGTCAATTGGGGGCATTCTCGGGTCGCGTCTCTCGACCGGGATGCACACCGGCGAACTCAACCCCTCTATCCTTCCCGAGCGCGGCGTCGTGCATCATTTTATTATTTCCTACCTCTATACGTTGATATTGCTTCCACTGCTAGCGCTCATCGCGCATGGTGCAGCGGTGCTCATGGGGTTGAACAGCCCCGGCCTTGGGATACTGGTCGCCATCAGTCTTGTGGCGGGTCTGGTTGTCATGACACTGGTGAACGGCGTGGCGTACGTCACTGCGAGTCTTTCATTCCGCTACGGTCTCGATCCCGACAACTTCGGGATCCCTGTCGTCACAAGCCTGATCGACCTGATTGGCGCAGCTGCGCTCGTGGCCGTGATAGGCCTGCTGTTGTAGTGAAAGAAGATGAGAACGACGGTTATTAGACCATGATGGAACACGAATACCAACCGGTCAGTTTCAAAGATGTCCTCATTGAGATGAAGGATATCTCGGAGCTGATGGTTGATCTCTCTTACTCCGCAATACTCTTCGATAGCAAAGAGATCGCGCTTGAAGTGGTCAATCTCGAGGAGAGCATGAATAAACTGGTCTATCAGGCCAGGATTCAGAGTGTTCTTGCCGCGAGACGGATCGAAGAGGCAGAGGCAATGAGTGGTATGCTCCAGGTTGCCGAGGCCGCAGAGAGGATCGCGAATTCGGCCTCAGATATAGCAAAACTCATTCTAAAAGATATCAGGTTCCCGGCAAAACTCAAGCGTGTCTTTCCAGAGGCTGAAGAGATTGTCACCCGGGTTATTGTCAGTCAGGGCAGCGAACTTGCTGGCCATACGCTTGGTGACCTCAAAGTTCAGAGCACGACAGGGATGCAGGTGATTGCTATCCGACGTGGCAAGGGATGGATATACGATCCCGACAGGGTCACCCGGGTAGAGGGAGGAGATATCTTGATTGCGCGTGGCCCGGAAGCCGGAGAGGATCTCCTCTTCTCAATGGCCGGAGCACCGGAGCGCTCCCGAAGCGAACCACCACGCGCAGGAGAGGTCGACGATCTTGACCGGGCGGTTCAACTGATCATCGAGATGAAGAACCTCTCGGAGCTCTCCGTAGGGCTTGCGTATACATCGCTCCTCTTCAACAACAAGGAGGTTGCACATGAGGTAGTCGCCCTCGATTCAGCACTTGACGATATGCGTTATGACCTGGATCTCTGGGTCCTTGAAGCGGCGCGAAAGATCGAGGATGTGCACTATCTCCGTGGCCTGTTGTACATGTCCTCTTTTGCACAGGCAATCAGTGATTCCGCCCGCTCTATCGTCGACGTCATCCTGCGCGACATCGAGATCCCCCCGGTCTTCAAGAAGATCGTCCGGGAGTCGGACGAGATCATTACGAGGATTCCTGTGGCGGAGTCGTCACCACTTGTGGGGCAGACTCTCAAGGAGGCATCGCTCGGAACGGTGACCGGGATGGTCGTTCTTGCCATCAAGCACGGCGACCGCTGGGTCTACCGTCCGGGAAAGAGTGTCCGGCTGGAGAGCGGTGACATTATCATAGCAAAAGGCAGACGGGACGGTGAGTGCCGGTTGTATGAACTTGCCGGATACGCCCTCGAATTGCCTGAAGGGTAATTTGGTGAACAATTATGGAAGATACTGAAGATATAATCGTCTATCGCCTCGGAGCAAACTGCAGTCTTGACGAGGTGGAGGAAGGAAAGACTTATCTTGGGCGGGTGCAGGGCTTTGCTCCGTTCGGCGTCTTTGTCCAGTTAAATGACCGGGTCAAAGGACTCGTTCATAAGAGCAATGTGAAGTTGCAGCATACTGAGCGTGATCCAATCATCGTTCACGTTCTTCAGATCCGGAGTAACGGTAACATCGACCTTGAAGAAGTCACCCCGACCGTCTACCAGACCCTGAACGTGACCAAGAAGACGACGAGCGTGCTTCTTGCCGATATAGGGAAGAAGATCGGCAGAACGATCCTGATTGAGGGAGAGGTCGCCCAGATCAAGCAGACCTCGGGGCCGACGATCTTCACGATCGTTGACGAGTCCGGCACCGCGAACGCGGCAGCCTTCGTCGAAGCAGGTGTCCGCGCATATCCTGAGGTCGAACTTGGGGATATCGTCGCCCTTACGGGCGAGGTGATGCAGCGCAACAACCAGCTTCAGATTGAGGTCTCATCCATGGAGGTCATGGAGCCGGAGGGTGCGGCACGGGTCAGGGAGCGGATCGACGCGGCGCTGGATAGGCGTGCGGAGCCAGAGGATCTCCCGTTCTTCATTGAGAGCGAGGTCCTTGACGCTCTGCGACCACAGATGCGCCAGGTGGCAAAAGAGATCAGGAAAGCGATCCTGACCGCGCGGCCGATCATTCTCCGTCACCATGCGGATGCGGATGGTATATGCGCTGCCGTCGCGATCGAACAGGCAGTGACTGCGCTTATTCGCGAGAGCGGCGGAGACTTCGACGCGGAGTACTTCCTCTTTAAGCGTTCACCGTCCAAGGCCCCATTCTACGAGTTGGAGGATATTACCAGGGATATCGATTTTGCCCTCAAAGACAACGTCCGCTATGGCCAGAAGATGCCGCTGATCCTCTTGATGGACAACGGGTCCACCGAGGAGGATATGCCGTCGCTGAAGATTGCCCGGATCTACGATCTTCCGGTGATGGTCGTCGATCACCACCACCCCGATGAGATCGTGGATGACTATCTCATCGGGCACGTCAACCCCTACCACGTGGGCGGCGACTACGGGATCACGGCCGGGATGCTCGGCGCGGAGATCGCCCGCATGATCAATCCGAAGGTTGCGGACCAGATCCGGCACCTGCCGGCGATTGCGGGTGTCGGCGACCGAAGCGAAGCTCCGGAGCGTGCTCGCTATCTTGCACTCGTCGCACCGGAGTACTCTGAGGATGATTGCCGGGATATTGCGCTCGCGCTCGACTATGAGCAGTTCTGGCTCCGGTTCAGCGATGGGAGAGAGATTATCAAGGATATCTTAAACCTCTCCGGCAATCCCGACCGCCACGAACGTTTCGTCGACCTGCTGGTCGAAGAGGCGAACCGGGCGATCGAGGAGCAGCTCGAGGCCATTATGCCTCACGTGGAGAGCCGGATCCTGCCAAACGGTGCCAGGCTCTTCATGCTCGATGTGGAAATATTTGCCCATCGGTTCACGTTCCCGCCGCCTGGTAAGACCTCCGGGGAGGTGCACGACCGGCTGGTTCGGGAGCATCCGGGCGAACCTATTGTCACGATCGGATTTGGGCCGGACTTTGCCGTCCTGCGTTCCCGCGGCGTCATGATGAACATACCCAGGATGGTGCGCGAACTTCACAGCGAGATCGTTGGCGGAGGCGTGAGCGGTGGTGGCCACCTCGTTGTTGGGAGCATCAAGTTCGTTGAAGGAATGCGTGACGTGGTGATTGAGAGTCTGATCAAGAAGATTGGTGAGGCCCCAATCTGATCGCTATCTTTCTTGCTGGTACTGCAGCCAGGCTGTTTATCTGGTTGTTGTTAAAAGATCCTGATTTGTGGAACGTATTGGGATCGAAGAGATGTTTTGGCGCTGAAATTATGTCCGGACGCCACCATTCTAGCATCGTTTTTAGAGTCTCTGCCGGGTAACTGTGCATGAGGCCGTCACTGTGCGGGTGGCACCAGGCAGTTAACGGCGTGTGTGATTTTGACAATGATCGAAATATAAAAATATGTATATAGTTAACTGGGGTTCTCATGACCGAGAACCACTGGAGATGGAGAACGCTTCTCGTTGTGCTGTTTGTAACAGCAGCATTTACTCTTCCTGTAGCCGCTCAGAACACGACATCCACAGAACCTCTCACCTGGACGCTCGCTCCGACACCTGCTGAGACGACTGCTAACGCGACTCTGGAGGAGACCCCTATAGAAACTCTGGTTGAGGAGATCGCTACCGAGATCCCGGAGGAGACCTCGATAGAAACTCTGGTTGAGGCGACCACTACCGAGACTTCTGAGGAGACTCTGGTGACAACCCGTTATGAGACGACTGCCAACGAGACCCTGGAGGAAACCCCGACGGATACTCAAATTGAGGAACCCCTCAATGAGTCTCTGGAGAACCGAACTCTCAGCGCGGTTCCGGGTAACGAGACCCTTGACAACGAAACGTATAATGGGACTCTGGAGAGCGATATCGCCAACACGACGACCACTGTGACCGGACCGCCTGTTATCATCGGGACGGATGAGGAACCGATCGAGACAGCACCTGTCGAGAATACCACGGTCGATATGCCGACGTTCACGCCGATACAGGCAGCACAGGTCAACCCAAGTCCAACATCGGCGGCCCCCCTCTCGGTCATCGGCGCCATTGGGGCGATTGCAGTTGCCGCTCTCCTTGTTGTGATCTCAAGGAGAAGGAGGTAATGGTGGAAGATCAGAGGGGTGCGGGAGAGAGAAGAGCGGGGGCCCAGATGTGGATCCGGCCAGGCTCGATTGTTGCCGTGAAGCGCAGAAGGCTAACTTCCTTCTTTTCCAGCATCCACCCTGGCAATGGCCACTTCTTCTTTGTTGTACACTACGTTCCGACTTCATCGGTCGTCATGGCGGCGCCAATTTATATATAACGATTTATATACACAGGAGGTGATTCAAAGAGTTTAAATGGATAAACATAAATAGACCTATGCACTAAAACCACTTGCTCGGGGGCATATGGAAATGTCAACAAAAGATCGCATCAAAGAGAAATACAGCGATACCCAGCGAAAGATCCTGCACCACCTTAAGTCCGGGCTGAAAGCAGGTAAGTCTTACTTCAAATCCAAGTATATTGCAACAGATCTGGGTCTTTCGGCAAAAGAAGTGGGCATCAACCTTGCCATTCTCTCCGAGATCTGTGATGAGCTCGATATCAGGCGCTGGAGTTATTCGAACAGTACGACCTGGCGTGTCACTCCCCGTCCATCATAATTTTTATTCAGTAACGCTCTATTCTACGGCATGAAGATCATTGAGTTCGAAGCACCCGTTGAGTTTGTGGCTAACATCAACGAATACAAGGACTGCCTCATGTCTCAGGACAAGAACCATGAGAACCCTGAAGTGCTCTGGTTCAATATCGACGTCCCGAAGGGGCATGGCGTACGGGCCGGGGACCGGGTCAGAGTTACCGTCGAAAAGATTTGAGTTCAGAGATATTTGGGAAGGGTCTCCAGCGTGATGCGGTATGAGTCTATCTCATTCACGCTGACGATGAGGTAGAAGTCCTTCCCTCCTCTCTCAACATTTTTGATAATACTCCCCGGGTAGCGCAGTTCTGCTCCCTCAATGATGCTTCCGCTCTCCAGATCAACAAGTGCCATCCGAAAGTGCGCTGCCTCCGGTCTTACCGTTGCAGAGACACTGCAGTTCAGTCTCCAGACTGTGTAGGGTACGTGGAACGCCTCGGTGATCCCTCCCCGTGCCTCCTCAATGTAAGCGAACGGGACGATGCCTTCATTCTCCTTCCAGAGGGGATCAGACCCCCCGTACTGAGTGAGATTGCTGGGGAGATAGTAGAGAGGGTAACTCCAGATCTCACTTGTATAAGAAATTCTGGCAGGTCCGATTGGCATCGACGGCGTGGGTGTAGGGGGGGTCGTGATGGGAGGAGTCGGCGCGCCCTCTGGTGGCGTCGGTATCGGGGTTTCAGGTTCACTATTCACTGCATTCACTGCAGGAGGATGCTGAAAGACGATTCCTATGGCGGAAACGATAAGCAGGGCCGCAAGGATGCTGATGATGTCGCCTTTGTCCACAAAATTAGAGCGACGTGTAAAGTAAAAAGTGCTTCGGATTGTGTTTTCATCTACCCAAATATTGGGTCACTTTCTTCTCTAATGGTTTTAAGAAAACCCGGTTTAACTTTTAACTTGGTCTCATTAGAGATCACATTGCGGAAGCAATTAATATTGAGACTTGCATATGTCTTATCAAGCGCATGGAAGTTCCAGAGGTTCGTACATGGGTGATCTTTTACCTGCTCTCCTTTGTCGTACTTCTTGTAGCGACATTCATCACGACGCAGAATGCCGGGCAGCTCTGGATCAGCCTCATGCTCATCATCATCATAGTCGGTGTAAACCTCTGTTTACTGGTCTCTGAGTTGAAGCGTTACCAGGACCGGAAGGCCTTCATGCACAAGATGTCAGTCTTTGATGAGACTGAGACGGATAGAGACTCTTCCGGTCGACGCTGGTAGCATCTTGAGACATGAGTTCATCATGTCGCTTTCCGCAGTATCTTTTGTACGGCGCTGTAGGGAGTAAAGAGATGCTCGACTTCTCTTCCAAGGTATTCCGTTTTGCCCATAACATAATAGCCGTCAGTAGAAAGGGCGGTATGGAAGAGATATGTAAGCTCATTCTTCTGCTTCTCAGTGAAGTAAATCGTGACATTTCGGCAAACGACGATGTCAAGGTACCTCGCCACAGGAACGCCTGACATCAGGTCGTGTTGCCGAAATTTGACGAGTTCTCTGAGATGAGGACAGACCTCAAATGTACCGTCATCGCGACTGATAAAGTGTCTTCTGATCCGGTGCTTGTCTACGTTCTCAAGCGCTTTTAGATCGTAAATGCCGGCCATGGCTTTCTGGAGCGCCTCGGTGTCGATATCTGTTGCATATATCGTTACGTTGAGATCTCGATGGAGTGCCATTAACTCGTGTGCAAGGATGGCGATCGAATATGGTTCTTCGCCTGTGGCGCAACCGGCGCACCAGATCCTGATCAACTTCTTGTGGCGGGCGAGATCTGGAAGTATCTTCTGTTGTATGACTTCAAAGACATCCGGATCACGGAAGAATTTGGTGACGTTGATCGTGAGGGCTTTGCGGAGCAGGTCAATCTCCTCTGGATGCGTGAGAAGATACTTCTGGTAAGCCTCATAGTCCTCAGTGTTCGTAAGGCGCATCCTTGAGAGAATACGCCGCTTAATGTAATCCTCTTTATAGTTTGAACACTTAATCCGAACCAGCCTCTCTATGCACTTCTGAAGTGATGCAAATCCGTCCATACTGAAAAGTCCTCACGGGGCTGCTGATTATTGATTCTAGAAGTGGCTGAGATTTTCGATTACCTTCTGAATATCAAGCCAGATAATCAGATTTTTCATCTCATCGCCATTTTCGTTCCCAACCTTGATGATTCCTTTGACGTAGTCACCTATCGATGATGTAATGCCATCAGTGATCTGCTCGATCTGGTCCTCATGTATCGAGACAACGCTGTGAACGTCATCGACGATGATCCCCACGTTCGATCCGCCTGCTGCGTCCGGCATCAGCACAACAATTTTGTGGTTTTCGCTATTCTCGGCTCCTGGAAGGCCAAGGAGATCTCGAAGGTCAATTATGTTTGTGATCTCGCCTCGCAGATTGATGATGCCTGCAAGGTACCGGGGGGCACGGGGGAGTGGAGTGATTGGCATCATCTCCACAATCTCCCGAGCTATCTGGATATCCAGCGCGTAGTGTTCCTCCCCGAGCTGAAACTCCACGACATCTATGGATGCTGCCATCGGCTCTCCCTCAGTTCAACTTGAACTGCCTCATCATCTTCTCGAGCTGCTCGGCCATCTCTGCCAGTTCGTGCGCTGCGCTCCCGACCTCTTCTGTCGATGCACTGACTTCTTCAGCGAGGGCCGCCATATCCTCGGTGCGGGTCAGAGTCTCCTTGATCATGCTGTTGGACTCGTCCATCTTTTGCATGACCTCGTTCGTGGAGTTTGCCTGGTCTTCGGTGGCCTTGGTTATCTCGGTGATACCGTGGGTCACCACTTCCACGCCGTTGACGATGCGGTTTAAGCTTGCGATGACCTTGTTGACGCTCTCGATGCCTGCCTGGATCTCCTGGTGGGACGCCTGCATCGAGCCTGTAGTCTTCTCGGTGCTTGCCTGGATAGTCCGGATCAGGTCTTCGATATCCTGGCTCGCCCGCTTTGACTCACCGGCAAGGTTCCTGATCTCCCCGGCGACCACGGCAAACCCGCGACCATGCTCCCCTGCACGGGCGGCCTCGATTGCGGCGTTGAGCGCGAGGAGGTTGGTCTGGTTGGCGATGTCGGCGATAAGTTTGACAATGTTATCGATCTCGCGCATCTGGTTGTTGAGGGCGCTGATCTCATCCACGGTCTGTTTGGAGATCTCCTCGACAAGGTGCATCTTCTTCGTCGCAACTTCACCCAGGGCAGCCGCATCGTTTCCTTCCTTCGAGGCCTTCATGGCGTGCTCCATGACCTCCTGCGACGTGCTTGCGATTTCCTCGATGGATGCGGATAAGTCATTAATGTCCTTGTTGATCTCCTCGATCTTCTCAAGCTGCCGCCGCGCATCCTCCGAAGAATGCTGCGTCGAGGTCGCGACCTGCTCCGTGGCCCGGATGATCTCGTCCGAACTCTTGCTGACCTCTTTCGTTGTCTGGTCTACCTGTTGAACGGCCTTTGCCACCTCGGCGAGGAGAGAACGGATGGAAGTCAGTGAGGCATTATAATCGTTCTTAACGTTCCCCAGAGGATCATCGGCCTCTGTGGTCACAAATACTGTCATGTCACCTTTTGCCAAAGCGGCGAGCGCTTTTCCAAGTTCACTGGCGCTCCTTCCGAGTCTCTCGCTCTCCTGTTTGGCGGTTTCCATCAGTTCTTTAATCTGCTCCTCTTTCTTCCGCTGCTCGGTGATGTCGTTGTAGACGGTGAGGACCGAGTCGAGGTTCCCCTCACGGTTGAGGAGCGGGATGTTGTACCGCTCAAGGATGCGGATGCCGGATGGGAACTCTACCGTGACCTCTCCATGGTTTGCCTGCCGGCTGTGTATGGTGTCGATAATCCCCTGACCCGACTGGGAGAGATACTTCATGTCGTGGACGGTGAGCCTCGAGGCCTGATCTTGGGTGTACCCCGAGAGTTTCAGGAATGCCTTATTCGCCATTCTCAGTGTCGCATCCGGGTTCCAGAGGAGAATGGGCATCGGATTCTCCTGAACCATGACCTCGGTCTGCTCCTGCAGCTCCTTGACCCTCTCCATCTCTTCCTGTTGCTTGGTCCAGTCGTTCCAGACGTAGAAGGCCATCTCGATATTGCCGTCCTTATCGAGGATGGGAATGGCGTTCAGGGTAAGGTACTTCTTCACACCGTCAGGCCACTTGACCAGGGCATCAGTCCGTGCGAGCCTCTTCGTCTCGTAGCAGGCGTAGAAGTGTTCGCCGTCAAGGATGGTGATATCATAATCGTAGAGTTTCTTTGCAAGCGTCTCTTCCCGCGTTCCCCGCCACATCCGGACGTATTCGTCGTTGATGTCAATCCGGCTCTTATCGGGCCCGAGGAGTGCAATTGCAAGCGGATTCTGCTTGATCATCGCGTCCACACGGTACTCGGCCTTCTTGACCTCCTCTTCCTTCTCCTTCAGTTCGGTCCAGTCGTTCCAGA
Proteins encoded in this region:
- a CDS encoding methyl-accepting chemotaxis protein, whose product is MSDKPGRKALFTGPVVPGAAGQAQQSGTVVLPEALEAALHAGINGDDSTRIDLASVPEEFRALATSINAILDKKQEEKQALQSRLEAVESLQKQFETIVQENPMPILVVDTSMKIRTVNQAYLQMTGLDQSRVTTMYLGDFKVLDQKGEGIRKVLSEKRRVRGVVTVEFPTGVYTLEQYGIPLLNERNELTGILNIYNDLTERRKEEEEIYRMQRRIDTMIKLNPLAIAILGPDKSRIDINDEYVRMWRGTREETLAKKLYDYDITVIRGEHFYACYETKKPARTDVMVKWPDGVKKYLTLNAIPILDEKGNIEVAFYVWNDWTDLQERKEEAEKLKHSVDTMIRQNPLAIAILGPDKSRIDINDEYARMWRGTREETLAKKLYDYDITILDGEHFYACYETKKLARTDVMVKWPDGVKKYLTLNAIPILDKNGNIERAFYVWNDWTELKEKEEEVKKAEYRVDAMIKQNPLAIALLGPDKSRIDINDEYVRMWRGTREETLAKKLYDYDITILDGEHFYACYETKRLARTDALVKWPDGVKKYLTLNAIPILDKDGNIEMAFYVWNDWTKQQEEMERVKELQEQTEVMVQENPMPILLWNPDATLRMANKAFLKLSGYTQDQASRLTVHDMKYLSQSGQGIIDTIHSRQANHGEVTVEFPSGIRILERYNIPLLNREGNLDSVLTVYNDITEQRKKEEQIKELMETAKQESERLGRSASELGKALAALAKGDMTVFVTTEADDPLGNVKNDYNASLTSIRSLLAEVAKAVQQVDQTTKEVSKSSDEIIRATEQVATSTQHSSEDARRQLEKIEEINKDINDLSASIEEIASTSQEVMEHAMKASKEGNDAAALGEVATKKMHLVEEISKQTVDEISALNNQMREIDNIVKLIADIANQTNLLALNAAIEAARAGEHGRGFAVVAGEIRNLAGESKRASQDIEDLIRTIQASTEKTTGSMQASHQEIQAGIESVNKVIASLNRIVNGVEVVTHGITEITKATEDQANSTNEVMQKMDESNSMIKETLTRTEDMAALAEEVSASTEEVGSAAHELAEMAEQLEKMMRQFKLN